A window of Paenibacillus sp. 19GGS1-52 contains these coding sequences:
- a CDS encoding RHS repeat-associated core domain-containing protein: MKLWLGCIGVTATFTYYKNGLRKSMTDETGTTQYQCNRDSTLRKVTYPDSKKVLYEYNESGTRKSMTDPFGAITLYLYDNDDRMTKVSLKESSTGAEATQAQYTYTGSVLDTITYGNGLITQYLYEDGFGRLTGMKHLKGSTILNQYSYTYDNNGNITERTSNGQTVTFGYDELDRIIASSEANEQYSYDVQGNRTVQLSTASSLHTDTMDYTYDQANPLKSGTRNGVVTTYKYDGDGLMREKNNGSTTRFYYDGENIIAEGSISGSAVSFKARYVRGYQLISMKNQWGTVGYYLENGHGDVVNLYKQDQTLLNTYDYDLWGNPKVTEEADQYSNPFRYAGEYWDTNTGLQNLRARWYDPSIGRFITEDTWEGRINHPDSQNPYVYVVNNPLRYVDPSGLKAQAFFSIEASADFFAGIGVELKIDSDGKLTFGAEVRLSGNIGAEVSAGIGGTYSKGDTSNKSGNFNGDTEVDVGGGNSAGLSGTFNDFNNYEISGELRTGIGTPGTKNSSSNMSRNYESVLYDF; encoded by the coding sequence ATGAAACTATGGCTGGGTTGCATCGGCGTGACGGCGACCTTCACCTATTATAAGAATGGGTTGCGCAAGTCGATGACGGATGAGACCGGCACGACACAGTACCAGTGCAACCGGGATTCCACGCTGCGTAAAGTGACGTATCCGGACAGCAAGAAGGTACTCTACGAATATAACGAATCCGGCACACGTAAGAGCATGACCGACCCTTTTGGAGCGATCACGCTGTACCTGTATGACAATGATGACCGCATGACGAAGGTCTCTTTGAAAGAAAGCAGTACCGGCGCTGAAGCTACGCAAGCCCAATATACGTATACCGGCAGCGTGCTGGATACCATCACCTATGGCAATGGCCTAATTACCCAATATTTATATGAAGATGGGTTTGGTCGTCTGACAGGCATGAAACATCTGAAAGGCAGCACGATCCTGAACCAGTACAGCTATACCTATGATAACAACGGGAATATTACAGAGCGGACCTCCAACGGCCAAACGGTAACTTTCGGCTATGATGAGTTGGACCGGATCATCGCCAGCAGCGAAGCCAATGAACAGTATAGCTATGATGTCCAGGGTAACCGGACGGTGCAATTGTCGACGGCTTCGAGCCTGCACACCGACACGATGGATTATACCTATGATCAGGCCAACCCGTTGAAATCGGGCACTCGCAACGGAGTCGTCACCACCTATAAATACGACGGCGATGGCTTGATGCGGGAGAAGAACAACGGTAGCACCACCCGCTTCTACTACGACGGGGAGAATATTATCGCCGAAGGCAGTATTTCTGGCAGTGCGGTTAGCTTCAAGGCCCGGTATGTGCGGGGCTATCAGCTGATCAGCATGAAAAATCAATGGGGTACGGTAGGCTATTATCTGGAGAACGGTCACGGTGACGTCGTGAACCTGTACAAACAGGATCAGACGCTCTTGAACACCTACGACTATGACCTTTGGGGAAATCCTAAGGTCACCGAGGAGGCAGACCAGTACAGTAATCCTTTCCGCTACGCTGGTGAATATTGGGATACAAACACGGGCTTGCAGAACCTGCGAGCCAGATGGTACGATCCAAGCATTGGGCGCTTCATCACCGAAGATACATGGGAAGGACGAATTAACCATCCGGACAGCCAGAATCCGTATGTTTATGTGGTGAATAATCCGCTTAGATATGTGGACCCGAGTGGATTGAAAGCACAAGCATTTTTTAGTATAGAAGCTAGTGCTGATTTTTTTGCAGGTATTGGCGTAGAACTGAAAATTGATTCTGACGGAAAATTAACTTTCGGGGCAGAAGTAAGGCTTTCTGGAAATATAGGAGCAGAGGTCTCAGCTGGAATAGGGGGAACTTATAGTAAGGGGGATACTTCCAACAAATCGGGAAACTTTAATGGTGACACTGAAGTAGACGTAGGTGGTGGGAATTCTGCGGGATTGTCAGGGACTTTTAATGATTTTAATAATTATGAGATTTCAGGAGAGCTAAGAACAGGAATAGGTACACCTGGAACTAAAAACAGTTCATCTAACATGTCTAGGAATTATGAAAGTGTACTTTATGATTTTTGA
- a CDS encoding EbsA family protein produces the protein MLYFFDIISPVGTIAMVIIITRYLVKKAGEDVSVSLSKYTFPLSFRTQKWLYVCGCFIVLVGMSVIIKGWIEGNNIGIWIGFVFIFLSILAMLYLFRREYILTENKLIIKSLFKIKEIDMDQINKLELVNQHIYIYLDKKTRVELDPFVSDMSLLLSLIKKLTFQYGKRRI, from the coding sequence TTGCTTTATTTCTTTGACATCATTTCTCCAGTTGGAACTATTGCGATGGTAATTATAATTACTAGATATTTAGTTAAGAAAGCCGGTGAGGATGTGTCTGTCAGCTTAAGTAAATACACATTCCCATTATCATTTAGGACTCAAAAATGGTTATATGTGTGTGGTTGTTTTATTGTTTTAGTGGGGATGTCGGTGATCATAAAAGGATGGATTGAAGGAAATAATATTGGAATATGGATTGGTTTTGTTTTTATCTTTCTTAGTATTTTAGCAATGCTCTATCTCTTTAGAAGAGAGTATATACTTACTGAAAATAAGTTGATTATAAAGTCTCTTTTTAAAATAAAAGAAATAGATATGGATCAGATCAATAAATTGGAGTTAGTAAATCAGCATATTTATATCTATCTTGATAAGAAGACAAGAGTGGAGCTTGACCCCTTTGTAAGCGATATGTCTCTATTATTAAGTTTGATTAAAAAGTTGACTTTCCAATACGGTAAGAGGAGGATTTGA
- a CDS encoding RHS repeat-associated core domain-containing protein, whose translation MTDETGTTQYQYNRDSTLRKVTYPDSKTVLYEYNESGTRKSMTDPFGAITLYLYDNDDRLTKVSLKESSTGAEATQAQYTYTGSVLDTITYGNGLITQYAYEDGFGRLTGMKHLKGSTILNQYSYTYDNNGNITERTSNCQTVTFGYDELDRIIASSEANEQYSYDVKGNRTVQLSTASSLHTDTMDYTYDQANPLKSVTRNGVVTAYKYDGDGLMREKNNGSTTRFYYDGENIIAEGSISGSTVSFKARYVRGYQLISMKNQWGTVGYYLENGHGDVVNLYKQDQTLLNTYDYDLWGNPKVTEEADQYSNPFRYAGEYWDTNTGLQNLRARWYDPSIGRFITEDTWEGRINHPDSQNPYVYVVNNPLRYVDPSGNYYWSVAGAIAGAIGNAGYQSIKAILAGDDILAAAAAGGLVEGAITGGFATSGVPILMAASGAVGSAVGNAVEQLVANDEPFSIRETLLEGFKGGGTNFGNPTNNAISYGIDAIEVVLERLSD comes from the coding sequence ATGACGGACGAGACCGGCACGACACAGTACCAGTACAACCGGGATTCCACACTGCGGAAAGTGACGTATCCGGACAGCAAAACGGTACTCTACGAATATAACGAATCTGGCACGCGTAAGAGCATGACCGACCCGTTTGGAGCGATCACGCTATACCTGTATGATAATGATGACCGCCTGACGAAGGTGTCTTTGAAAGAAAGCAGCACCGGTGCTGAAGCAACGCAAGCCCAATATACGTATACCGGCAGCGTGCTGGATACCATCACCTATGGCAATGGCCTAATTACCCAGTATGCCTATGAAGACGGGTTTGGTCGTCTGACGGGCATGAAACATCTGAAAGGCAGCACGATCCTGAACCAGTACAGCTATACCTATGATAACAACGGGAATATTACAGAGCGGACCTCCAACTGTCAAACTGTAACTTTCGGCTATGATGAGTTGGACCGGATCATCGCCAGCAGCGAAGCCAATGAACAGTATAGCTATGATGTGAAGGGCAACCGGACGGTACAATTGTCGACGGCTTCGAGCCTACACACCGACACGATGGATTATACCTATGATCAGGCCAACCCGTTGAAATCGGTCACTCGCAACGGTGTCGTCACTGCCTACAAATACGACGGCGATGGCTTGATGCGGGAGAAGAACAACGGCAGCACCACCCGTTTTTATTATGACGGGGAAAATATCATCGCCGAAGGCAGCATTTCTGGCAGTACGGTTAGCTTTAAAGCCAGATATGTGCGGGGCTATCAGCTGATCAGCATGAAAAATCAGTGGGGGACGGTAGGTTATTATCTAGAGAATGGTCACGGTGACGTTGTGAACCTGTACAAACAGGATCAGACGCTTTTGAACACCTACGACTATGACCTTTGGGGAAATCCTAAGGTCACCGAAGAGGCAGACCAGTACAGTAATCCGTTCCGCTACGCCGGTGAATATTGGGATACTAACACGGGCTTGCAGAACCTACGAGCCAGATGGTACGATCCAAGCATCGGGCGATTCATCACCGAAGATACGTGGGAAGGACGGATTAACCATCCGGACAGCCAGAATCCGTATGTTTATGTGGTGAATAATCCGCTTAGGTATGTGGACCCGAGTGGAAATTATTATTGGAGTGTGGCAGGAGCCATTGCTGGTGCAATAGGTAACGCTGGTTATCAATCTATTAAAGCAATATTAGCAGGAGACGATATATTAGCAGCAGCAGCAGCAGGAGGGCTGGTTGAAGGAGCAATAACTGGAGGGTTTGCAACGTCAGGAGTGCCTATTTTAATGGCTGCTTCCGGTGCTGTGGGAAGTGCGGTTGGAAATGCTGTTGAACAACTTGTGGCTAACGATGAACCTTTTAGTATTAGGGAGACTTTACTTGAAGGTTTTAAAGGGGGAGGAACTAACTTTGGAAATCCTACTAACAATGCTATCTCGTATGGAATAGATGCGATAGAAGTTGTTTTAGAAAGACTCTCAGACTAA